The following are from one region of the Streptococcus sp. 1643 genome:
- a CDS encoding pseudouridine synthase yields MRLDKFLVACAVGSRTEVRNLLKAGRVTVNGKKEKSAKLQINEEKDEIRFDGQVLEYEKFVYYMMNKPQGVISATEDSKHRTVLDLLDDIARTKEVFPVGRLDIDTHGLLLLTNDGQLAHALLSPKRHVDKTYLAQVEGIMTQEDVETFVKGIPLKDFTCQPAKLEIVSVDSVKNQSLVRVTIAEGKFHQVKRMVAFCGKEVVDLQRLTMGTLVLDENLEQGEWRRLTKEELEVLFASIA; encoded by the coding sequence ATGAGATTAGATAAATTTTTAGTTGCCTGCGCTGTAGGGAGTCGAACTGAGGTCAGAAACTTGCTCAAGGCTGGGCGCGTGACGGTCAATGGCAAGAAAGAAAAATCAGCAAAATTGCAAATAAATGAAGAAAAAGACGAAATTCGCTTTGATGGCCAAGTGCTGGAGTATGAAAAGTTTGTCTACTACATGATGAACAAGCCTCAAGGAGTTATTTCAGCTACTGAGGATTCCAAGCATAGAACGGTTCTAGACTTGTTGGATGATATTGCTCGGACCAAGGAAGTTTTTCCAGTAGGGCGCTTGGATATCGATACGCATGGCCTCCTGCTCTTGACCAATGACGGCCAGCTTGCCCATGCTTTGCTTTCACCAAAACGTCATGTGGATAAGACCTATCTGGCACAAGTCGAGGGAATTATGACTCAAGAAGATGTGGAGACATTTGTCAAGGGCATTCCGCTCAAGGATTTTACCTGCCAGCCAGCTAAGCTGGAGATTGTGTCGGTAGATTCAGTAAAGAATCAAAGTCTGGTTCGTGTGACCATTGCTGAAGGGAAGTTCCATCAAGTCAAGCGTATGGTGGCCTTCTGTGGCAAGGAAGTGGTGGACTTACAACGTTTGACGATGGGAACTCTAGTCTTGGATGAGAACTTAGAACAAGGAGAATGGCGTCGCTTGACCAAGGAGGAGTTAGAAGTGCTCTTTGCAAGTATTGCTTAA
- the secE gene encoding preprotein translocase subunit SecE yields the protein MGFIKDIFKLLKETTWPTRKESWRDFRSIMEYTAFFVVIIYIFDQLIVSGLIRFINIF from the coding sequence ATGGGCTTTATTAAGGATATTTTTAAACTTCTTAAAGAAACAACTTGGCCAACTCGCAAAGAAAGCTGGAGAGATTTTCGCTCTATTATGGAATACACAGCCTTCTTTGTGGTCATCATTTACATTTTTGACCAGTTGATTGTATCAGGTTTGATTCGATTTATTAACATTTTTTAG
- a CDS encoding aminopeptidase, protein MVLPNFKENLEKYAKLLVANGINVQPGHTLALSIDVEQRELAHLIVKEAYALGAHEVIVQWTDDVINREKFLHAPIERLDNVPEYKIAEMNYLLENKASRLGVRSSDPGALNGVDADKLSASAKAMGLAMKPMRIATQSNKVSWTVAAAAGLEWAKKVFPNAASDEEAVDLLWDQIFKTCRVYEEDPVKAWEEHAAILKSKAEMLNKEQFSALHYTAPGTDLTLGLPKNHVWESAGAINAQGEGFLPNMPTEEVFTAPDFRRADGYVTSTKPLSYNGNIIEGIKVTFKDGQIIEITAEKGDQVMKDLVFENAGARALGECALVPDPSPISQSGITFFNTLFDENASNHLAIGAAYATSVVGGAEMSEEELEAAGLNRSDVHVDFMIGSNQMDIDGIREDGTRVPLFRKGDWAI, encoded by the coding sequence ATGGTTTTACCAAATTTTAAAGAAAATCTAGAAAAATATGCGAAATTGTTGGTTGCGAACGGAATTAACGTGCAACCTGGTCACACCTTGGCTCTCTCTATCGATGTTGAGCAACGCGAGTTGGCGCATTTGATCGTGAAAGAAGCCTATGCCTTGGGTGCGCATGAGGTCATCGTTCAGTGGACAGATGATGTGATCAACCGTGAGAAATTCCTCCACGCGCCGATAGAGCGTTTGGACAATGTACCGGAATACAAGATTGCTGAGATGAACTATCTCTTGGAGAACAAGGCTAGCCGTCTTGGAGTTCGCTCATCTGATCCAGGTGCCTTGAACGGAGTCGATGCTGATAAGCTTTCAGCTTCTGCCAAAGCTATGGGACTCGCGATGAAGCCAATGCGTATCGCAACTCAGTCCAACAAGGTGAGCTGGACAGTGGCTGCCGCTGCTGGACTCGAGTGGGCTAAGAAGGTCTTCCCAAATGCAGCAAGCGATGAAGAAGCAGTTGATCTTCTTTGGGATCAAATCTTCAAAACTTGCCGTGTCTACGAAGAAGATCCTGTTAAGGCTTGGGAAGAGCATGCTGCTATCCTTAAGAGCAAGGCAGAAATGCTCAATAAAGAACAATTCTCAGCCCTTCACTACACAGCGCCAGGAACAGATTTGACACTTGGTTTGCCGAAAAACCACGTTTGGGAATCAGCTGGTGCTATCAATGCACAGGGGGAAGGTTTCTTGCCAAATATGCCAACAGAAGAAGTCTTTACAGCTCCTGACTTCCGTCGTGCAGATGGTTATGTAACCTCTACAAAACCACTTAGCTATAACGGAAATATCATAGAAGGGATTAAAGTAACCTTCAAGGACGGCCAAATCATCGAAATCACTGCTGAAAAAGGCGATCAAGTTATGAAAGATCTTGTCTTTGAAAATGCGGGTGCGCGTGCCTTGGGTGAATGTGCCTTGGTACCAGATCCAAGTCCAATTTCTCAGTCAGGTATTACCTTCTTTAATACCCTTTTCGATGAAAATGCGTCAAACCACTTGGCTATCGGTGCTGCCTATGCGACTAGCGTTGTTGGTGGTGCAGAGATGAGCGAAGAAGAGCTTGAAGCTGCAGGACTTAACCGTTCAGATGTTCACGTAGACTTTATGATTGGTTCTAACCAAATGGATATCGATGGTATCCGTGAGGATGGGACACGTGTACCACTCTTCCGCAAAGGAGACTGGGCAATTTAA
- a CDS encoding PolC-type DNA polymerase III, with protein sequence MSSKFEILMNQLGISEQLRQNPALVDASIERVVVHKISKIWEFHFVFSNILPIEIFLELKKGLSEEFSKTGNRAVFEIKALSQEFSNELLQAYYREAFSEGPCASQGFKSLYQNLNVRAEGNQLIIEGSEAIDKEHFKKNHLPNLAKQLEKFGFPAFIYQIEKNDALTQEQEEAFHTENEQIVQAANEEALRAMEQLEQMAPPPVEEKPVFDFQAKKAAAKPKLDKAEVTQMIDVTTEENRLVFEGVVFDVEHKVTRTGRVLINFKMTDYTSSFSMQKWVKNEEEAQKFDIIKKNSWLRVRGNVEMNNFTRDLTMNVQDVQEVVHYERKDLMPEGERRVEFHAHTNMSTMDALPEVEEIVATAAKWGHKAVAITDHGNVQSFPHGYKAAKKAGIQLIYGMEANIVEDRVPIVYNEVEMDLSEATYVVFDVETTGLSAIYNDLIQVAASKMYKGNVIAEFDEFINPGHPLSAFTTELTGITDDHVKNAKPLEQVLQEFQEFCKDTVLVAHNATFDVGFMNANYERHGLPKISQPVIDTLEFARNLYPEYKRHGLGPLTKRFGVALEHHHMANYDAEATGRLLFIFIKEVAEKHGVTDLARLNIDLISPDSYKKARIKHATIYVKNQVGLKNIFKLVSLSNTKYFEGVPRIPRTVLDAHREGLILGSACSEGEVFDAVVSQGVDAAVEVAKYYDFIEVMPPAIYAPLIAKEQVKDMEELQTIIKNLIEVGDRLGKPVLATGNVHYIEPEEEIYREIIVRSLGQGAMINRTIGHGEHAQPAPLPKAHFRTTNEMLDDFAFLGEKLARKLVIENTNALADIFEPVEVVKGDLYTPFIDKAEETVAELTYKKAFEIYGNPLPDIVDLRIEKELTSILGNGFAVIYLASQMLVQRSNERGYLVGSRGSVGSSFVATMIGITEVNPLSPHYVCGQCQYSEFITDGSYGSGFDMPNKDCPNCGHKLSKNGQDIPFETFLGFDGDKVPDIDLNFSGEDQPSAHLDVRDIFGEEYAFRAGTVGTVAAKTAYGFVKGYERDYGKFYRDAEVERLAQGAAGVKRTTGQHPGGIVVIPNYMDVYDFTPVQYPADDVTAEWQTTHFNFHDIDENVLKLDVLGHDDPTMIRKLQDLSGIDPNEIPMDDEGVMALFSGTDVLGVTPEQIGTPTGMLGIPEFGTNFVRGMVDETHPTTFAELLQLSGLSHGTDVWLGNAQDLIKQGIADLSTVIGCRDDIMVYLMHAGLEPKMAFTIMERVRKGLWLKISEEERNGYIEAMKANKVPEWYIESCGKIKYMFPKAHAAAYVMMALRVAYFKVHHPIYYYCAYFSIRAKAFDIKTMGAGLDAIKRRMEEIAEKRKNNEASNVEIDLYTTLEIVNEMWERGFKFGKLDLYRSDATEFIIDGDTLIPPFVAMDGLGENVAKQLVRAREEGEFLSKTELRKRGGLSSTLVEKMDEMGILGNMPEDNQLSLFDEFF encoded by the coding sequence ATGTCAAGTAAGTTTGAAATTTTAATGAATCAACTAGGAATCTCTGAACAATTGAGACAGAATCCTGCTCTTGTTGATGCCAGTATTGAGCGTGTTGTGGTTCATAAAATTAGTAAGATTTGGGAATTTCATTTTGTATTTTCTAATATTTTACCGATTGAAATCTTTTTGGAGTTAAAGAAAGGGCTTAGTGAAGAATTTTCTAAGACAGGGAATCGAGCTGTTTTTGAAATCAAGGCTCTTTCTCAAGAATTCTCTAATGAACTCTTGCAGGCCTACTATAGAGAGGCTTTTTCTGAAGGCCCATGTGCAAGTCAGGGGTTTAAATCTCTTTACCAGAATTTAAACGTTCGTGCGGAGGGAAATCAACTCATTATTGAAGGTTCAGAGGCGATTGATAAGGAGCACTTTAAGAAGAATCATCTTCCTAATTTGGCAAAGCAACTCGAAAAGTTTGGTTTTCCAGCTTTTATATACCAAATAGAAAAGAATGATGCTCTTACACAAGAGCAGGAGGAAGCCTTCCATACGGAGAATGAACAGATTGTTCAAGCTGCCAACGAAGAAGCTTTACGAGCTATGGAGCAACTGGAACAAATGGCTCCTCCTCCAGTAGAAGAGAAGCCAGTCTTTGATTTTCAGGCTAAAAAGGCTGCGGCCAAGCCTAAACTAGATAAGGCTGAAGTTACCCAGATGATCGACGTGACGACTGAGGAAAATCGTCTGGTCTTTGAAGGGGTCGTTTTTGATGTGGAGCATAAGGTGACCAGAACTGGTCGCGTTTTGATCAACTTTAAAATGACAGACTACACTTCAAGTTTTTCAATGCAAAAATGGGTTAAGAATGAGGAAGAGGCTCAGAAGTTTGACATCATTAAGAAGAATTCTTGGCTCCGAGTTCGTGGGAATGTGGAGATGAATAACTTCACACGTGATTTGACCATGAACGTGCAGGATGTACAGGAAGTTGTTCACTATGAGCGGAAGGATTTGATGCCAGAAGGTGAGCGTCGGGTTGAGTTTCATGCTCATACAAATATGTCGACTATGGATGCTCTGCCAGAAGTAGAAGAGATCGTTGCAACAGCTGCAAAGTGGGGACACAAGGCGGTTGCCATCACGGACCATGGGAATGTCCAGTCCTTCCCACATGGCTACAAGGCAGCTAAGAAAGCTGGAATTCAGCTGATCTATGGAATGGAAGCCAATATTGTGGAAGACCGTGTCCCTATCGTCTATAACGAAGTGGAGATGGACTTGTCAGAAGCGACCTATGTGGTTTTTGACGTGGAAACGACGGGGCTTTCAGCCATCTATAATGATTTGATTCAGGTTGCGGCCTCTAAGATGTACAAGGGGAATGTTATTGCCGAATTTGATGAATTTATCAATCCTGGGCATCCCTTGTCAGCCTTTACTACTGAGTTAACAGGTATTACAGATGATCATGTTAAAAATGCTAAACCACTGGAACAAGTTTTGCAAGAATTCCAAGAATTTTGCAAGGATACAGTCTTAGTTGCTCACAATGCTACCTTTGACGTTGGCTTTATGAATGCCAACTATGAGCGTCATGGTCTGCCTAAGATTAGCCAGCCAGTTATCGATACGCTGGAGTTTGCTAGAAACCTCTATCCTGAGTATAAACGTCATGGTTTGGGACCTTTGACCAAGCGTTTTGGTGTGGCACTTGAACACCACCACATGGCCAACTACGATGCGGAAGCTACTGGTCGTCTGCTCTTCATCTTTATCAAAGAGGTGGCAGAGAAACATGGTGTGACTGACCTAGCTAGACTCAACATTGATTTGATTAGTCCAGACTCTTATAAAAAAGCTCGGATTAAACATGCGACTATTTATGTCAAGAATCAAGTTGGTTTAAAAAATATTTTTAAGCTGGTTTCTTTGTCTAACACCAAGTATTTTGAAGGGGTGCCACGGATTCCGAGAACGGTTCTAGACGCCCATCGGGAGGGCTTGATTTTGGGGTCGGCTTGCTCGGAAGGCGAAGTTTTTGACGCAGTTGTTTCCCAAGGTGTGGATGCGGCGGTTGAGGTGGCCAAGTATTATGACTTTATCGAGGTCATGCCACCAGCTATCTATGCTCCCTTGATTGCCAAGGAGCAGGTTAAGGATATGGAGGAACTCCAGACTATTATCAAGAATTTGATAGAAGTGGGAGACCGCCTTGGCAAGCCTGTTTTGGCTACGGGAAATGTCCACTATATCGAACCGGAAGAAGAGATTTACCGTGAAATTATTGTCCGTAGTTTGGGCCAGGGGGCTATGATTAACCGAACCATCGGTCATGGGGAGCATGCCCAACCAGCACCACTTCCCAAGGCTCATTTTCGAACGACTAATGAGATGTTGGATGATTTTGCCTTCTTGGGAGAGAAACTAGCTCGCAAATTGGTTATTGAAAACACCAATGCCTTGGCAGATATCTTTGAACCCGTTGAGGTTGTTAAGGGTGACTTGTACACACCTTTTATCGATAAGGCTGAAGAAACGGTTGCTGAGTTGACCTATAAGAAAGCTTTTGAGATTTATGGAAATCCGCTGCCAGATATCGTTGATTTGCGGATTGAAAAAGAATTAACTTCCATTCTGGGGAATGGATTTGCCGTGATTTATCTGGCATCGCAGATGCTGGTGCAACGTTCCAATGAACGGGGCTACTTGGTTGGTTCTCGTGGGTCTGTTGGGTCCAGTTTTGTTGCGACCATGATTGGGATTACGGAGGTTAATCCACTCTCTCCTCACTATGTCTGTGGTCAGTGTCAGTACAGCGAGTTTATCACGGATGGTTCTTACGGTTCAGGTTTTGATATGCCTAATAAGGACTGTCCAAACTGTGGTCATAAACTTAGCAAAAATGGGCAGGATATTCCTTTCGAGACCTTCCTTGGTTTTGATGGAGACAAGGTTCCTGATATTGACTTGAACTTCTCGGGAGAAGATCAGCCTAGCGCCCACTTGGATGTGCGTGATATCTTTGGGGAGGAATATGCCTTCCGTGCAGGAACAGTTGGTACGGTGGCTGCCAAGACTGCCTATGGATTTGTCAAGGGATATGAGCGTGATTACGGGAAGTTCTATCGTGATGCAGAGGTGGAACGCCTTGCTCAAGGTGCTGCTGGTGTCAAGCGGACTACAGGACAACACCCGGGAGGAATCGTTGTTATTCCTAACTATATGGATGTCTACGACTTTACGCCTGTTCAGTATCCAGCGGATGACGTGACGGCTGAATGGCAGACTACCCACTTTAACTTCCACGATATCGATGAGAACGTCCTCAAACTCGATGTGCTGGGTCATGATGATCCGACCATGATTCGCAAATTGCAGGACTTGTCTGGGATTGACCCTAATGAAATTCCTATGGATGATGAAGGTGTCATGGCCCTCTTTTCTGGGACGGATGTGCTTGGGGTGACGCCGGAGCAAATCGGTACACCGACGGGGATGCTGGGGATTCCAGAGTTTGGAACCAACTTTGTACGTGGGATGGTAGACGAGACGCATCCGACGACTTTTGCAGAGTTGCTTCAGCTCTCAGGTCTGTCCCACGGTACTGATGTGTGGTTGGGAAATGCCCAGGATTTGATTAAGCAAGGGATTGCGGATCTATCAACCGTTATCGGTTGTCGGGACGATATCATGGTTTATCTCATGCATGCGGGTCTCGAGCCTAAAATGGCCTTTACCATCATGGAACGGGTACGTAAGGGCTTGTGGTTGAAGATTTCCGAAGAAGAACGAAATGGCTATATCGAAGCCATGAAGGCCAATAAGGTGCCAGAGTGGTATATCGAATCCTGTGGAAAAATCAAGTATATGTTCCCTAAAGCCCATGCGGCAGCCTACGTTATGATGGCCTTGCGCGTGGCCTATTTCAAGGTTCACCATCCGATTTATTATTACTGTGCTTACTTCTCTATCCGCGCCAAGGCCTTTGATATCAAGACTATGGGTGCGGGCTTGGATGCTATCAAGCGTAGAATGGAAGAAATCGCTGAAAAACGGAAGAATAATGAAGCCTCTAATGTGGAAATTGACCTCTATACAACTCTTGAGATTGTCAATGAAATGTGGGAACGTGGCTTTAAGTTTGGCAAGTTAGACCTCTATCGTAGTGATGCGACTGAATTCATCATTGATGGAGATACCCTCATCCCACCATTTGTAGCAATGGATGGTCTGGGAGAGAACGTTGCTAAGCAGTTGGTGCGTGCGCGTGAAGAGGGTGAGTTCCTCTCTAAGACAGAACTGCGCAAGCGTGGTGGACTGTCATCAACCTTGGTTGAAAAGATGGATGAAATGGGAATTCTCGGCAATATGCCAGAGGATAACCAGTTGAGTTTATTTGATGAGTTTTTCTAA
- the rpmG gene encoding 50S ribosomal protein L33, translating into MALKKASLACAVCGSRNYSIKISGNPKPTRLEVNKFCKHCGKYTTHRETR; encoded by the coding sequence ATGGCACTAAAAAAAGCAAGCCTAGCTTGTGCAGTTTGTGGTTCAAGGAATTATTCAATCAAAATTAGTGGGAACCCCAAGCCAACACGACTAGAAGTAAATAAATTTTGTAAACATTGTGGAAAATATACGACACATAGAGAAACGAGATAG
- a CDS encoding GlsB/YeaQ/YmgE family stress response membrane protein, producing MLGSMFVGLLVGLLAGALTNRGESMGCFGKMFLGWIGASLGHLLFGTWGPNLAGIAIVPAVLGAMVVLAIFWRRGS from the coding sequence ATGCTTGGAAGTATGTTTGTTGGTCTCCTAGTGGGACTCTTGGCAGGTGCTTTAACCAATCGCGGAGAAAGCATGGGATGCTTTGGGAAAATGTTTCTCGGCTGGATTGGTGCTTCTTTGGGGCACCTGCTCTTTGGAACTTGGGGTCCAAACCTAGCGGGGATAGCTATTGTCCCAGCTGTTTTAGGTGCTATGGTTGTCTTAGCTATTTTCTGGAGACGAGGAAGTTAA
- the nusG gene encoding transcription termination/antitermination protein NusG — protein MDSFDKGWFVLQTYSGYENKVKENLLQRAQTYNMLDNILRVEIPTQTVQVEKNGKKKEIEENRFPGYVLVEMVMTDEAWFVVRNTPNVTGFVGSHGNRSKPTPLLEQEIRDILVSMGQTVQEFDIDVEVGQTVRIIDGAFADYTGKITEIDNNKVKMIISMFGNDTIAEVNLNQIAEL, from the coding sequence ATGGATAGTTTTGACAAGGGATGGTTTGTTCTACAAACTTATTCTGGCTATGAAAATAAGGTAAAAGAAAATCTATTGCAACGTGCGCAAACATATAACATGTTGGATAATATTCTACGGGTTGAGATTCCAACACAAACCGTGCAAGTTGAGAAAAATGGAAAGAAAAAGGAAATTGAAGAGAATCGCTTTCCAGGTTATGTCCTTGTAGAAATGGTCATGACCGATGAAGCATGGTTCGTCGTTCGAAACACACCTAACGTAACAGGATTCGTCGGCTCACACGGTAACAGATCAAAACCAACTCCACTTTTGGAACAAGAAATCCGTGATATTCTGGTTTCAATGGGACAAACTGTTCAAGAGTTCGATATTGATGTTGAAGTTGGCCAGACAGTCCGCATCATTGATGGCGCTTTTGCAGACTACACAGGGAAAATCACTGAAATTGATAACAACAAAGTGAAGATGATTATCTCTATGTTTGGTAATGATACGATTGCAGAAGTGAATCTCAACCAAATTGCAGAATTATAA
- the pepC gene encoding aminopeptidase C, giving the protein MNAIQESFTDKLFANYEANVKYQAIENAVSHNGIFAALERRQSHVNNTPVFSLDLTKDKVTNQKASGRCWMFAALNTFRHKLISQYKLENFELSQAHTFFWDKYEKSNWFLEQVIATADQELTSRKVSFLLQTPQQDGGQWDMVVSLFEKYGVVPKSVYPESISSSSSRELNAILNKLLRQDAQILRDLLASGADQVTVQAKKEDLLQEIFNFLAMSLGLPPRKFDFAYRDKDNNYQSEKGITPQEFYKKYVDLPLEDYVSVINAPTADKPYGKSYTVEMLGNVVGSRAVRYINVPMERLKELAIAQMQTGETVWFGSDVGQLSNRKAGILATDVYDFESSMDIKLTQDKAGRLDYSESLMTHAMVLTGVDLDENGKSTKWKVENSWGDKVGTDGYFVASDAWMDEYTYQIVVRKELLTAEEQAAYEAEPIVLAPWDPMGALAE; this is encoded by the coding sequence ATGAACGCGATTCAAGAATCATTTACAGATAAATTATTTGCCAACTATGAAGCAAATGTCAAATACCAAGCGATTGAAAATGCTGTCAGCCATAACGGAATTTTTGCAGCCCTAGAACGTCGCCAAAGCCATGTAAACAATACACCTGTTTTCTCATTGGATTTGACCAAGGACAAGGTTACTAACCAGAAAGCCTCTGGTCGTTGCTGGATGTTTGCAGCCCTTAACACCTTCCGTCACAAACTCATCTCTCAATACAAGCTCGAAAACTTTGAACTGTCACAAGCCCACACCTTCTTCTGGGACAAGTACGAGAAATCCAACTGGTTCTTGGAGCAAGTCATTGCGACTGCAGACCAAGAATTGACGAGCCGCAAGGTTAGCTTTCTACTCCAAACACCTCAACAAGACGGTGGTCAGTGGGATATGGTAGTGTCCCTCTTTGAGAAATACGGTGTCGTGCCCAAGTCTGTTTACCCTGAGTCTATCTCATCTAGCAGCAGCCGTGAGCTCAATGCCATCCTTAACAAATTGCTTCGCCAAGATGCCCAAATCTTGCGTGACTTGCTCGCTTCTGGTGCGGACCAAGTGACTGTTCAAGCTAAGAAAGAAGACCTCTTGCAAGAAATCTTTAACTTCCTTGCTATGTCACTAGGACTTCCACCGCGTAAATTTGACTTTGCTTATCGCGATAAGGATAACAATTACCAAAGTGAAAAGGGCATTACGCCACAAGAATTTTACAAGAAATATGTTGACCTTCCTCTAGAAGATTATGTTTCGGTTATCAATGCTCCAACTGCTGACAAGCCTTACGGCAAATCTTACACAGTTGAGATGTTGGGAAATGTGGTTGGTAGCCGTGCAGTTCGCTACATCAACGTTCCAATGGAGCGCTTGAAAGAATTGGCGATTGCCCAAATGCAGACAGGAGAAACTGTTTGGTTTGGTTCAGATGTCGGCCAGCTCAGCAACCGCAAAGCTGGAATCCTTGCGACAGATGTTTATGACTTCGAATCAAGTATGGACATTAAACTCACTCAAGACAAGGCTGGACGTTTGGACTACAGCGAAAGCTTGATGACCCACGCCATGGTCTTGACAGGTGTGGATTTGGATGAAAATGGCAAGTCAACTAAGTGGAAGGTTGAAAACTCTTGGGGAGACAAGGTCGGTACAGATGGTTACTTTGTTGCCTCAGATGCTTGGATGGACGAATACACCTATCAAATCGTTGTTCGCAAAGAATTGCTGACAGCAGAAGAACAAGCTGCTTATGAAGCAGAACCAATCGTACTTGCACCATGGGATCCAATGGGTGCCTTGGCAGAATAA